The following proteins come from a genomic window of Montipora foliosa isolate CH-2021 chromosome 2, ASM3666993v2, whole genome shotgun sequence:
- the LOC137993591 gene encoding zinc finger protein Gfi-1b-like isoform X2, with the protein MVKDQPGEKERKSSSSSRPFDIENLFAPDKPTKQQKTSSQFLAAEAYRSNFTHKAALTVNDVRPYLPGFPSRFIPPGAFNPIFLPPFGRLPPQPLLTEQGRINIPYWRAPLFGRNQFAARMTADSKVFTREGTQPVAHEKKKSEQAYNGETFDCLSCKKVFSTPHGLEVHVRRSHTGRRPFACDVCGKTFGHGVSLEQHKKIHTNERTFECKQCNKTFKRSSTLSTHMLIHSDTRPFPCGYCGKRFHQKSDMKKHTYVHTGEKPHKCLQCGKAFSQSSNLITHSRKHSGFKPFSCQVCDRAFYRKVDLRRHAYTHEMEQLPDKES; encoded by the exons ATGGTGAAAGACCAACCGGGCGAGAAGGAAAGGAAGAGCTCCTCGTCAAGCCgtccgttcgacattgaaaaccTGTTTGCCCCAGATAAGCCGACAAAACAGCAGAAGACGTCTTCACAGTTTCTTGCAGCAGAAGCATACAGGTCAAATTTTACGCACAAGGCTGCACTTACTGTTAATG ATGTTCGACCTTATCTACCTGGCTTCCCCTCTCGATTTATTCCTCCTGGTGCTTTCAACCCGATTTTTCTTCCACCGTTCGGGCGTTTACCGCCTCAACCGTTACTAACGGAACAAGGAAGAATTAATATTCCGTATTGGCGTGCTCCTCTGTTTGGCCGGAACCAGTTTGCAGCCCGTATGACTGCCGACTCTAAGGTGTTCACACGTGAAGGAACGCAGCCGGTCGCACACGAGAAGAAAAAATCGGAACAAGCTTACAATGGTGAAACGTTTGATTGTCTTAGCTGCAAAAAGGTTTTCAGCACACCGCATGGTCTGGAAGTCCACGTTAGACGCTCTCATACTGGACGTCGTCCGTTCGCGTGCGACGTTTGCGGAAAGACGTTTGGTCATGGAGTGAGTTTGGAACAGCACAAGAAAATCCACACGAACGAAAGAACATTTGAGTGTAAACAATGCAACAAGACATTCAAGAGGTCATCGACGCTTTCTACTCACATGCTAATTCACTCAGATACAAGGCCTTTTCCGTGCGGTTATTGTGGAAAGAGATTTCACCAGAAATCCGACATGAAGAAACACACTTACGTTCACACTGGGGAGAAACCCCACAAGTGTCTACAGTGCGGGAAAGCGTTCAGCCAGTCCAGCAACCTTATCACACACAGCCGGAAACATTCGGGCTTCAAACCTTTTTCTTGCCAAGTTTGTGATCGAGCATTCTACCGAAAAGTTGATCTAAGAAGACATGCATACACACACGAAATGGAACAGTTACCTGATAAAGAATCATag
- the LOC137993591 gene encoding zinc finger protein Gfi-1b-like isoform X1, producing MPRSFLVKKRMAQAPSTDPQNLTGSELMHVSPGQTSNSEMVKDQPGEKERKSSSSSRPFDIENLFAPDKPTKQQKTSSQFLAAEAYRSNFTHKAALTVNDVRPYLPGFPSRFIPPGAFNPIFLPPFGRLPPQPLLTEQGRINIPYWRAPLFGRNQFAARMTADSKVFTREGTQPVAHEKKKSEQAYNGETFDCLSCKKVFSTPHGLEVHVRRSHTGRRPFACDVCGKTFGHGVSLEQHKKIHTNERTFECKQCNKTFKRSSTLSTHMLIHSDTRPFPCGYCGKRFHQKSDMKKHTYVHTGEKPHKCLQCGKAFSQSSNLITHSRKHSGFKPFSCQVCDRAFYRKVDLRRHAYTHEMEQLPDKES from the exons atgccaAGATCTTTCCTGGTTAAGAAACGGATGGCACAGGCGCCCTCTACGGACCCGCAAAATCTCACCGGTTCTGAATTAATGCATG TTTCCCCAGGGCAAACTTCAAATTCCGAGATGGTGAAAGACCAACCGGGCGAGAAGGAAAGGAAGAGCTCCTCGTCAAGCCgtccgttcgacattgaaaaccTGTTTGCCCCAGATAAGCCGACAAAACAGCAGAAGACGTCTTCACAGTTTCTTGCAGCAGAAGCATACAGGTCAAATTTTACGCACAAGGCTGCACTTACTGTTAATG ATGTTCGACCTTATCTACCTGGCTTCCCCTCTCGATTTATTCCTCCTGGTGCTTTCAACCCGATTTTTCTTCCACCGTTCGGGCGTTTACCGCCTCAACCGTTACTAACGGAACAAGGAAGAATTAATATTCCGTATTGGCGTGCTCCTCTGTTTGGCCGGAACCAGTTTGCAGCCCGTATGACTGCCGACTCTAAGGTGTTCACACGTGAAGGAACGCAGCCGGTCGCACACGAGAAGAAAAAATCGGAACAAGCTTACAATGGTGAAACGTTTGATTGTCTTAGCTGCAAAAAGGTTTTCAGCACACCGCATGGTCTGGAAGTCCACGTTAGACGCTCTCATACTGGACGTCGTCCGTTCGCGTGCGACGTTTGCGGAAAGACGTTTGGTCATGGAGTGAGTTTGGAACAGCACAAGAAAATCCACACGAACGAAAGAACATTTGAGTGTAAACAATGCAACAAGACATTCAAGAGGTCATCGACGCTTTCTACTCACATGCTAATTCACTCAGATACAAGGCCTTTTCCGTGCGGTTATTGTGGAAAGAGATTTCACCAGAAATCCGACATGAAGAAACACACTTACGTTCACACTGGGGAGAAACCCCACAAGTGTCTACAGTGCGGGAAAGCGTTCAGCCAGTCCAGCAACCTTATCACACACAGCCGGAAACATTCGGGCTTCAAACCTTTTTCTTGCCAAGTTTGTGATCGAGCATTCTACCGAAAAGTTGATCTAAGAAGACATGCATACACACACGAAATGGAACAGTTACCTGATAAAGAATCATag